The following coding sequences are from one Osmia bicornis bicornis chromosome 2, iOsmBic2.1, whole genome shotgun sequence window:
- the LOC114872028 gene encoding uncharacterized protein LOC114872028 isoform X3: MSNSLDSFLTRIGDVTIERVTPRSGSKPNETMMSNETSTNTNMNNVEPQTGNDESSEESSGETSDGEHEKKNDALQSEEIEEIRSEGSGDDMDLDETIDSQIGVRVEAEHQHHSQPEEDDDEPVNILDTLPLEGAPIEGQEVSEADLLGKPISKDTDDEGSIGHENDKHEGHSMEEENVESNKRHADSEHSDSAKKKQKKDDGNDGSASECETKAEKKLANMRRNIREVMDETQLDEATLSAQRQEMERLRRVQEQQRIIREVQRQIAINRQNNKTQTRVISLLQGKQNQAGTIISQSSSSSSPSAPVRLPNTVLLKVNSGSGTVSQTTSNMQASQIQRSVERSRWQKGRGAYQGAQTSISRVPSRPIGPNMLQQRIRMMTPSVSISPVVPKKEPMDRSEYYSDSEISDIEAEEALREKQMHTAKKMSAGPKSQKSAKGKDVVTISSSSESSDDDCIVLSDPSGEEETDNEDDPSNSGMHTNDRYNIPDEHGRVLINVGHPETEPDVYLAPQVARIIKPHQIGGIRFLFDNIVESIERYKTSSGFGCILAHSMGLGKTLQVASFCDIFFRCTTAKTVLCIMPINTLQNWLAEFNMWLPYEDPNAPEKLNKGSSVKSETGVELKQEIKDEYMNQSDVSNMSNMSNISRPISTESAHRFGQESTSQSMNIMPENPYAHQGYETHNVMPGYVQDNMLNKNMPDSQVHMNENYQNDLAQNTIYNTNPNSITNFDSMKSEVNCHGMHQRSNLPETKFGVENQNSGNMYPGLENRPQAPVYPGMESRNTNTMYHGAENHHESVYQNYDNSTNTFPNYANRPMQETDFESKKECFKNTATPLNPSEINVKKEPEETIKKEEGTCTTKEEVVNEEKKEIEKVKTPYSVDAPIGMEVRPRHFRLHILNDSHKTMTARARVIQDWQVGGGVLLIGYELYRQLSLKKPHKAKRKRGQPFKDTVDVEEEDKNKGLLDEMHSALVNPGPDLVICDEGHRIKNSHASISLALKQMRTKRRIVLTGYPLQNNLLEYWCMVDFVRPNYLGTKNEFCNMFERPIQNGQCIDSTPQDIRLMRYRAHVLHALLEGFVQRRSHSVLQVSLPRKEEYILLVRMTPHQRKLYDTFMNQVVKTRAVPNPLKAFAVCCKIWNHPDILYHFLRKRQANEEDDLDLEETIGEKSTPGGKRSKARQTKGESKKGKKTNTTIKNKPAASVQPNASSSSNADNAESDNSHATSKQNNYSNYPMSMNNSGYSNSVPQNSYSHGYQNYRSNDQTTYYRNDSNQGEYNEFYNNQGSQRYGNQSFQTYAQTPGYSTSQNYPNQSQNYMPNNEQSTNNHPQRYTATPANSDFRPDQSQGNNYEVPGMFSRQSYTYQDHGRNYAPNMNQGSNNYPQVQNQSSFQSQLPNQSPNMPLSDYSSYTPNQTQNYNSATGQTNPMYSRNETQPLQNSTLGYGASQQNQNSTSQTPTTGYLSNQPGQNTTSGQNRGFESNQQNQNITIQNSSHTYTGSQSQNMPLPNQSHNYPPQVNSNPSSQTSLAFNQQSSNSIPQNQSHSYMTNPTNQASIPQNQMRGYSTPAQNQMNIPQNSSSYPPSQSASNAPTQTHGYSQDQQGPVSNAQNTIHGYSHLVSPSAPQNQSSYPPTVQNQTGAPSGTNHTYSSNHQNSASMPQASAHRYGTSQQGQMPQSQNQPLSYSQNQQTSTSTLSQNDQLYPRADNQQQAQNYTPTANTSHEFSTDRQSGSSNTNSTNNYPVNQSQSQNTVLSSYPSDSTHQNQVGQMKGPEDAYWQRNYSQPFQTDQCNDPYYRDVNPNVNRYQNNYFPSQNYQNQSYDYSNNHNSDVNTRSDDTKPPQSTVHIQNSGQPEKNSKEMTTSVGVQSQPIHQSNLSTSSGYSSESNCQTPGSRSVQNISTIHSPRLNQNDLIKEEEKDKDDLLDKDKEEKSDDEILTKDEEKDCKSSPGVKEDPGIPYDWATELMKGYVPGLIDASAKMTIFFCILEEAIKLGDRVLAFSQSLFTLNLIEDFLARNSLKHPDGQTDAWIKNVNYYRLDGSTSALEREKLINEFNNNPKIHLFLVSTRAGSLGINLVGANRAIVFDASWNPCHDTQAVCRVYRYGQQKPCFVYRLVTDNCLERKIYDRQISKQGMADRVVDQCNPDAHLSLKEATTLSWDWEEDSQVQDFSQSKDSYTDEVMHRVLERHSSLLTKQPFHHESLLVDRKDKKLSQAEKRLARRGYELEKMAANCSRPSYNYVPGNTATRAGGLQIRAIRGGDSSTTSKPVASVRPMQQRGAEGLGSRGVTGSRWIPAEVWQRQGMSAQEMTLPLDVVIPTNSPDKGSIVLKAGQRVMVLKSPKGIYMQLESGKIIAIRTALKLNQQKRDEEPKKGVSSMVQRNSKPEVGFPLRNNSAISIIPKSSSSNPTNARSVNKPGGGPNYRPFADKEASKRPKPVATATAKPYLSQVNLTNQVSLSRLPKVKQEPVDHSALGENSNSSDGQVRTEQRVEEVRLEDVVAEVSSNTDYSPSSHNRMTNSDTDSSLQKSSEENSQVYSSDSVTAQGVQTQHDQTETELTSKIDKQCSPSIEKEVTKTSDTLANYGHAFQTQQEKRDTPNDEIIIEDPPQVPPQMQSQLSSQLPSQVPSQIPSQIPPQVPPQVSPQIPSQVPSQVLPQAPSQLPSQISQQVPPQISSQVQPQIPSQMPPQLSSQGPPQIPSQVLTQSTPSTPLSSLLSQQPSPSSMQVPPTPTLRGTEVPKGITDSTIGSSAPSVCTGTNTITSPKTVEPSMRETSIQSEPPNMPQGYPYAQYPRYYDYSDPRSRSLSTPYGTYFPGVPPHSTNSRLPIDTAKPQPDLGKPIEERTMMNVPPAYSQVPNTTAKTLANTTETKSTETIATTTVASAPSREDTHIPTAFSHPTSSRYPGPYPPGPYDPYTQHYPPTPASSAAYPPGGAPGYPTYGGPSYNTDYARMYTAFHGPPPPTDPYIHRGYAPPSSHPPNYYPPFPHPPPPYPNYSFLSPYPNPNMPSEPQPPAQ; the protein is encoded by the exons ATGTCAAATAGTTTGGACAGTTTTTTAACACGTATTGGGGATGTCACTATAGAACGTGTGACTCCTCGTTCAGGCTCTAAGCCTAATGAAACAATGATGTCTAATGAAACTTCAACAAATACAAATATGAACAATGTAGAACCTCAAACAGGAAATGATGAAAGTTCAGAGGAATCTAGTGGTGAAACATCTGATGGAGAgcatgaaaagaaaaatgatgcATTACAATCggaagaaatagaagaaatacgGTCTGAAGGTTCAGGGGACGATATGGATTTGGATGAAACAATTGATTCACAAATTGGAGTAAGAGTGGAAGCAGAACATCAGCATCATTCTCAACCTGAAGAGGATGACGATGAACCAGTTAACATTTTGGATACTTTGCCATTGGAAG GAGCTCCAATAGAGGGCCAGGAAGTGTCAGAAGCAGATTTACTTGGAAAACCAATTTCAAAGGACACAGATGACGAAGGGAGCATAGGACATGAAAATGACAAACACGAAGGTCATTCtatggaagaagaaaatgtgGAAAGTAACAAGAGGCATGCTGATTCAGAACATTCTGATTCAGCTAAAAAGAAGCAGAAAAAAGATGATGGAAATGATGGATCTGCTTCAGAATGTgaaacaaaggcagaaaagaAGTTAGCAAACATGAGAAGAAATATTAGAGAAGTTATGGATGAAACTCAGCTTGATGAAGCCACTCTGTCAGCTCAGAGGCAAGAAATGGAACGTCTTCGACGAGTACAGGAGCAGCAAAGAATTATTCGCGAAGTACAAAGACAGATTGCAATAAATagacaaaataataaaacgcAAACAAGGGTAATCAGTCTTTTACAAGGAAAACAAAATCAAGCAGGTACTATTATTTCACAATCATCTTCGTCGTCATCTCCATCTGCACCAGTTCGTTTACCAAATACAGTGCTTCTTAAAGTAAATTCTGGATCTGGGACTGTATCTCAAACCACTTCTAATATGCAAGCAAGTCAAATACAAAGATCGGTAGAACGATCTCGTTGGCAAAAAGGTAGAGGTGCTTACCAAGGGGCACAGACATCAATTTCTAGAGTTCCAAGCCGTCCTATTGGTCCTAATATGTTACAACAAAGAATCCGAATGATGACTCCTTCCGTGAGCATATCACCCGTGGTCCCTAAGAAGGAACCTATGGATAGATCTGAATATTACTCAGATTCCGAAATTTCTGACATAGAAGCTGAAGAAGCTTTGCGGGAGAAACAAATGCATACCGCTAAAAAAATGTCAGCTGGACCGAAGTCCCAGAAATCAGCTAAAGGCAAAGACGTGGTTACAATATCTAGCTCTAGCGAAAGTTCGGATGATGATTGCATAGTTTTAAGTGATCCAAgtggagaagaagaaacagacAACGAAGATGATCCATCCAACTCCGGCATGCATACGAATGATAGATATAACATTCCAGATGAACATGGTAGAGTGTTAATTAATGTGGGTCATCCTGAAACTGAACCTGATGTATATTTAGCTCCACAGGTAGCTCGTATTATTAAACCTCATCAAATTGGTGGTATTCGCTTTCTTTTTGACAATATTGTTGAAAGTATTGAAAGATACAAAACTAGTTCTGGATTTGGTTGTATTCTAGCTCATAGTATGGGCTTAGGAAAAACTTTACAAGTTGCTAGCTtttgtgatattttttttcGATGTACTACAGCTAAAACAGTTCTTTGTATTATGCCTATTAATACTTTACAAAATTGGTTAGCGGAATTTAATATGTGGTTACCATACGAGGATCCAAATGCCCCAGAAAAACTTAACAAGGGCTCAAGTGTTAAATCAGAAACTGGTGTAGAACTTAAACAAGAAATTAAAGATGAATATATGAATCAGAGTGATGTATCAAATATGTCGAATATGTCGAATATATCAAGGCCTATTAGTACGGAGTCAGCTCATCGTTTCGGGCAAGAAAGTACATCTCAATCTATGAACATCATGCCAGAAAATCCTTATGCCCATCAAGGATATGAAACTCACAATGTAATGCCTGGTTACGTGCAAGATAATatgttgaataaaaatatgcCAGATTCACAAGTACATATGAATGAAAACTATCAGAATGATCTTGCGcaaaatacaatatataatacaaatcCTAATTCAATTACCAATTTCGACTCGATGAAATCAGAAGTAAATTGTCATGGTATGCACCAGAGATCGAATTTACCGGAAACGAAGTTTGGAGTAGAAAATCAGAATTCTGGCAATATGTATCCTGGTTTGGAAAACAGGCCACAGGCTCCTGTGTACCCAGGTATGGAATCGCGAAATACCAATACTATGTATCATGGGGCAGAAAATCACCATGAATCAGTGTATCAAAATTATGATAATTCTACCAATACCTTCCCTAATTATGCAAATCGACCAATGCAAGAAACAGATTTCGAATCGAAAAAagaatgttttaaaaatactGCAACTCCTTTGAATCCATCggaaataaatgtaaaaaaagaaccagaagaaacgataaaaaaagaggaaggtaCTTGCACAACAAAGGAGGAGGTAGTaaatgaagagaaaaaagaaattgaaaaagttaAAACCCCATACAGTGTAGATGCTCCGATAGGTATGGAAGTAAGGCCACGACATTTTCgtttacatattttaaatgattctCATAAAACTATGACAGCAAGAGCCAGAGTAATCCAAGATTGGCAAGTAGGAGGCGGTGTTTTATTAATTGGATATGAATTGTATAGACAGTTATCTTTGAAAAAACCACACAAAGCAAAAAGAAAGCGCGGACAGCCTTTTAAGGACACCGTTGATGTCGAGGAAGAAGACAAAAATAAGGGACTATTAGATGAAATGCATTCAGCTCTGGTTAATCCAGGACCTGATTTAGTTATATGTGACGAAGGAcatagaataaaaaattctcaTGCTAGTATTAGTCTGGCCTTAAAACAAATGCGCACAAAACGCAGAATTGTGTTGACTGGTTATCCATTACAAAATAATCTCTTAGAATATTGGTGTATGGTTGATTTTGTGAGACCTAATTATCTAGGAACAAAAAATGAATTCTGTAACATGTTTGAAAGGCCAATTCAAAATGGGCAATGTATTGATTCAACACCACAAGATATAAGATTAATGAGATACCGTGCACATGTTTTGCATGCTTTGTTGGAGGGTTTTGTACAAAGAAGATCTCATTCTGTATTGCAGGTTTCTTTGCCGCGTAAGGAAGAATATATTCTTCTTGTTAGAATGACACCGCATCAACGCAAATTATATGATACATTTATGAATCAAGTAGTTAAAACACGTGCTGTACCTAATCCATTAAAAGCTTTTGCGGTATGTTGTAAAATCTGGAATCATCCtgatattttatatcattttctaCGGAAAAGGCAAGCTAATGAAGAGGATGATCTAGATCTAGAAGAAACAATCGGTGAAAAATCTACTCCCGGAGGTAAACGCTCGAAAGCTCGTCAGACGAAAGGAGAATctaagaaaggaaagaaaacgaatacaactataaaaaataaacCTGCTGCTAGCGTACAACCTAATGCCTCTTCGTCATCTAATGCTGACAATGCAGAGTCTGATAACTCGCATGCCACTTCAAAGCAGaacaattattctaattaCCCCATGTCGATGAATAATTCAGGATATTCGAATTCTGTACCGCAAAATTCATATTCTCATGGCTATCAAAATTATCGATCAAATGATCAAACCACCTATTACAGAAACGATAGTAATCAGGGAGAGTACAATGAATTTTACAATAATCAAGGTTCGCAGAGGTATGGAAATCAATCATTCCAAACGTATGCACAAACTCCTGGATACAGTACTTCACAAAACTATCCTAATCAATCACAAAATTACATGCCAAACAATGAGCAGTCTACCAATAATCATCCACAAAGGTACACAGCTACCCCTGCTAATTCAGACTTTCGGCCGGATCAGAGTCAAGGAAACAATTATGAAGTACCTGGAATGTTTTCACGTCAATCTTATACCTACCAAGATCATGGACGTAATTATGCACCAAATATGAATCAGGGTTCTAATAATTATCCTCAAGTTCAGAATCAATCTTCCTTTCAATCACAGTTGCCAAATCAATCTCCAAATATGCCATTATCGGATTATTCTTCGTATACACCAAATCAGACTCAAAATTACAATTCTGCAACAGGACAAACAAATCCAATGTATTCGCGAAATGAAACCCAGCCATTACAAAACTCTACCCTAGGATATGGTGCGAGTcaacaaaatcaaaattcaaCATCTCAAACTCCAACTACTGGGTACCTTTCGAATCAACCAGGACAGAATACAACATCTGGTCAAAATCGCGGTTTTGAGTCTAATCAGCAGAATCAAAATATTACCATACAAAATTCTTCTCATACTTACACTGGTTCACAGTCACAAAATATGCCATTGCCTAATCAGTCTCACAATTATCCACCACAAGTGAACTCTAATCCTTCGTCACAAACATCTCTTGCTTTTAATCAGCAATCTTCAAATTCGATACCACAAAATCAGTCTCATTCATATATGACTAATCCCACGAATCAAGCTTCGATTCCACAAAATCAAATGCGCGGATATTCTACACCAGCTCAGAATCAAATGAACATACCACAAAATTCATCTTCGTACCCTCCAAGTCAGTCAGCTTCAAATGCTCCTACTCAAACACATGGATATTCCCAAGACCAACAAGGGCCAGTTTCAAATGCACAGAATACTATTCATGGATACTCTCATCTTGTATCTCCATCAGCACCACAAAATCAATCTTCATACCCACCTACTGTACAGAACCAGACTGGAGCACCATCAGGTACAAACCATACATATAGCTCTAATCACCAAAATTCAGCATCAATGCCACAAGCTTCAGCGCATAGATATGGTACTTCTCAACAAGGACAGATGCCACAATCTCAAAATCAGCCACTTTCGTATTCTCAAAATCAACAAACATCAACCTCCACATTGAGTCAAAATGACCAACTGTATCCCAGGGCAGATAATCAACAACAAGCACAAAATTATACACCAACAGCAAATACTTCTCACGAATTTTCAACTGATCGTCAAAGTGGAAGTTCAAACACTAATTCGACAAATAATTATCCAGTAAATCAATCTCAATCACAGAACACTGTTTTATCAAGTTATCCATCAGACAGTACACATCAGAATCAAGTGGGTCAAATGAAAGGACCAGAAGATGCTTACTGGCAAAGAAACTATTCTCAGCCATTTCAAACTGATCAATGTAATGATCCATATTATCGAGATGTGAATCCAAATGTGAATCGTTATCAGAACAATTATTTTCCATCacaaaattatcaaaatcaaTCTTACGATTATAGTAACAATCATAATTCAGATGTTAATACACGTTCGGATGATACAAAACCTCCGCAATCTACCGTTCACATTCAAAACTCAGGACAACCTGAGAAAAATAGTAAAGAGATGACAACGAGCGTTGGTGTTCAAAGTCAACCAATACATCAAAGTAATCTGTCTACTAGTTCGGGTTATAGTTCTGAATCAAATTGTCAGACACCAGGATCTAGATCTGTGCAAAATATTAGCACAATACATAGTCCAAGATTGAATCAGAATGAtctaataaaagaagaagagaaagacaAAGACGATTTATTGGATaaagataaagaagaaaaatcggACGATGAAATTCTTACAAAGGATGAAGAAAAGGATTGTAAAAGTTCTCCAGGAGTGAAAGAAGATCCTGGAATTCCATATGATTGG gcAACAGAGCTAATGAAAGGCTATGTACCAGGATTAATTGATGCATCTGCAAAAATgacaattttcttttgtattttggAAGAAGCAATTAAGCTTGGCGATCGTGTTTTAGCATTTTCTCAATCATTGTTTACGTTGAATCTTATTGAAGATTTTTTAGCTAGAAATAGTTTGAAGCATCCAGATGGACAAACAGATGCGTGGAtcaaaaatgtaaattattatagaCTGGATGGAAGTACTAGCGCTCTAGAAAGAGAGAAGCTTATTAATGAATTTAACAATAATCCAAAGATTCATCTTTTTCTGGTTTCAACGCGTGCCGGTTCACTCGGCATTAATCTTGTTGGCGCGAATCGTGCTATTGTCTTTGATGCTTCCTGGAATCCTTGTCACGATACACAAGCTGTTTGTAGGGTGTATAGATATGGACAACAGAAACCTTGTTTTGTTTATCGTTTGGTTACCGATAATTGTTTAGAAAGGAAAATATATGATAGGCAAATTAGTAAACAAGGAATGGCTGATCGTGTTGTTGATCAGTGCAATCCAGATGCTCATCTCTCGTTGAAAGAAGCAACCACACTATCTTGGGATTGGGAAGAGGATAGTCAAGTACAAGATTTTTCTCAATCTAAGGATAGTTATACCGATGAAGTCATGCATCGTGTATTGGAACGACACTCTTCGTTACTTACCAAGCAGCCATTTCATCATGAAAGTCTTCTTGTTGATAGAAAAGATAAGAAGCTTAGTCAAGCTGAAAAACGTTTGGCTCGGCGTGGTTACGAGCTTGAAAAAATGGCTGCTAATTGTTCTAGGCCTAGTTATAACTATGTGCCCGGCAACACTGCAACTCGGG CAGGTGGACTACAAATCAGAGCAATTAGAGGCGGCGATAGCAGTACCACTTCTAAACCAGTAGCTTCGGTTAGACCGATGCAACAACGCGGGGCTGAAGGTTTAGGTTCACGTGGCGTAACGGGTAGTAGATGGATACCAGCAGAAGTATGGCAGAGACAAGGAATGAGTGCACAAGAAATGACGTTACCTTTGGATGTTGTTATTCCTACTAATTCACCTGATAAAGGAAGTATCGTATTGAAAGCAGGTCAGCGGGTAATGGTACTGAAAAGTCCAAAGGGTATTTATATGCAATTAGAATCTGGTAAAATTATTGCTATTCGAACGGCTCTCAAATTAAATCAACAGAAACGGGACGAAGAGCCGAAAAAAG gtGTATCGTCAATGGTCCAGAGGAATTCTAAACCCGAAGTTGGGTTTCCACTAAGAAATAATTCAGCCATTTCTATAATACCGAAATCATCTTCGAGTAATCCAACGAATGCTCGTTCAGTCAATAAACCAGGAGGTGGTCCTAATTACAGACCATTTGCTGATAAAGAAGCTTCAAAAAGACCAAAACCAGTGGCTACCGCGACTGCCAAACCTTATTTGAGTCAAGTTAATTTAACCAACCAGGTCTCCTTGTCGAGGTTACCAAAAGTAAAACAGGAACCAGTAGATCATTCAGCACTTGGAGAAAATTCCAATTCTTCGGATGGTCAGGTTAGAACCGAACAAAGGGTAGAAGAAGTTAGATTAGAGGACGTGGTTGCGGAAGTGAGTTCCAACACAGACTATAGCCCTTCGAGTCATAACCGCATGACCAATTCAGATACTGACAGCTCTTTACAAAAGTCATCCGAGGAAAATAGCCAAGTGTACTCTTCGGATTCTGTAACTGCGCAAGGAGTTCAAACACAACACGATCAAACAGAAACGGAATTAACATCAAAGATTGATAAACAATGTTCTCCTTCTATTGAAAAGGAAGTCACGAAAACATCTGATACATTAGCAAATTATGGACATGCTTTTCAAACTCAGCAAGAGAAAAGAGATACGCCTAAcgatgaaattataattgaagATCCACCGCAAGTACCGCCTCAAATGCAGTCGCAACTATCATCACAGTTACCATCGCAAGTACCATCGCAAATACCATCGCAAATACCGCCACAGGTACCACCACAAGTATCACCGCAAATACCATCGCAGGTACCATCACAAGTACTACCGCAGGCACCATCGCAACTGCCATCGCAAATATCGCAGCAGGTACCTCCTCAGATATCATCGCAAGTACAACCACAAATACCATCACAGATGCCACCTCAGTTATCATCGCAAGGACCACCACAAATTCCATCACAAGTCTTAACGCAATCGACACCATCGACTCCATTATCATCGTTGTTATCACAGCAGCCTTCACCGTCAAGTATGCAAGTACCACCAACGCCTACGTTACGGGGCACGGAAGTTCCTAAAGGTATAACAGACTCAACTATTGGCTCTTCTGCTCCATCTGTCTGTACTGGAACTAATACTATCACATCTCCAAAAACAGTAGAACCAAGTATGCGCGAAACGTCTATACAAAGTGAACCTCCTAACATGCCGCAAGGTTACCCGTATGCCCAATATCCTCGGTATTACGATTATAGTGATCCTCGATCACGATCGTTGTCTACTCCTTATGGAACATATTTCCCCGGTGTTCCACCTCATTCAACAAACTCAAGATTACCAATTGACACAGCTAAACCACAACCAGATTTAGGAAAGCCTATAGAAGAGAGGACAATGATGAATGTGCCTCCTGCATATTCACAAGTACCTAATACTACTGCCAAAACATTAGCGAACACAACAGAAACGAAAAGTACAGAGACGATTGCAACTACAACAGTTGCAAGTGCTCCTAGTAGAGAAGATACGCATATACCTACGGCGTTTAGTCATCCCACGAGTAGTCGTTATCCTGGACCGTATCCTCCAGGACCGTATGATCCATACACACAGCATTATCCTCCAACGCCTGCTTCTTCAGCAGCTTATCCTCCAGGTG GTGCTCCTGGATATCCAACATACGGCGGGCCGAGTTACAATACAGATTACGCTCGCATGTATACGGCATTTCATGGTCCTCCTCCACCAACAGATCCTTATATCCATAGAGGTTATGCACCTCCATCTTCACACCCACCTAATTATTATCCTCCATTCCCACATCCACCACCGCCTTATCcgaattattcatttttatcaccATATCCAAATCCTAACATGCCTAGCGAGCCACAACCACCTGCTCAGTAG